One part of the Bdellovibrio sp. KM01 genome encodes these proteins:
- a CDS encoding type 1 glutamine amidotransferase domain-containing protein encodes MSKELEGKNVAILAADGFEQSELLLPKKALEDAGAKVEIVSINSGEIKGWEKGNWAKSLKVDTAINVAGADDYDALMLPGGVINPDKLREEEGVVQFVQGFVDTGKPIAAICHGPQTLIETGILRGKKVTSYPSIRTDIINAGGEWEDNEVVVDNGLVTSRKPADIPAFCRKMIEEFAKGPQDMSVLGLGEQRREHPKHAH; translated from the coding sequence ATGAGTAAAGAGCTAGAAGGCAAGAACGTTGCTATCCTCGCTGCTGACGGTTTCGAACAATCCGAACTACTACTACCTAAAAAGGCCCTGGAAGACGCCGGCGCCAAAGTCGAAATCGTTTCTATCAATTCTGGTGAAATCAAAGGATGGGAAAAAGGAAACTGGGCCAAATCCTTGAAAGTGGACACGGCCATCAATGTCGCAGGGGCTGACGACTATGACGCTTTGATGCTTCCGGGCGGAGTGATCAACCCCGATAAACTTCGCGAAGAAGAAGGCGTTGTTCAATTTGTTCAAGGCTTTGTCGACACCGGGAAACCCATCGCAGCCATCTGTCACGGTCCACAAACACTGATTGAAACAGGAATATTAAGAGGCAAAAAAGTGACAAGCTACCCTTCGATCCGCACGGATATTATCAATGCCGGCGGAGAGTGGGAAGACAATGAAGTTGTCGTCGATAATGGCCTGGTTACGAGCCGCAAACCCGCTGACATCCCGGCTTTCTGTCGCAAGATGATCGAAGAATTTGCGAAAGGCCCACAAGATATGTCCGTTTTAGGATTAGGCGAACAACGCCGCGAGCATCCAAAACACGCTCACTAA
- a CDS encoding DUF748 domain-containing protein, with the protein MKKLFRSLSKVQITLIAVAVFLVVVRIFLPVGIKYGINWYMGNKMENYKGHIEDFDLALYRGAYQIQDLKIWEKVKSPKDPLVSIHEIDLSLAWRGIFAGKLLGDLKVDGMKLDLVDSADKKKKQMGADQDWKTVVGKLIPIELESFRLSNSEVHLYNNDFKVPVDVVVDRIMISATNIKNTDKSKELLPSTMEASARLQKSGHVTAGAKVNLLSKVPAFESKMAIDKLDVTKLNDFFKGYGPFTFTSGSFSLYGEVSTRDGRIKGYVKPFFENLDVISSKEKFDSPKRFFFEVGIAMSNLILRNSQTKTVATRVDFEGAAKGPDVKTWDAFWGSLRNGFIEALAKKLDNTISIKDVPKKD; encoded by the coding sequence ATGAAGAAACTGTTCAGGTCCCTCAGTAAAGTTCAAATAACCCTGATCGCCGTTGCCGTATTTTTGGTGGTCGTGCGCATATTTTTGCCTGTTGGTATCAAGTACGGGATCAATTGGTACATGGGTAATAAAATGGAAAACTATAAGGGCCACATTGAAGACTTTGATTTGGCTTTGTATCGTGGCGCCTACCAGATTCAGGATTTGAAAATCTGGGAAAAGGTGAAAAGTCCCAAAGATCCCTTAGTGAGCATCCACGAAATTGATCTGTCTTTGGCGTGGCGAGGGATTTTCGCTGGAAAATTATTGGGAGATCTTAAAGTCGACGGTATGAAATTGGACTTGGTCGATAGTGCCGATAAAAAGAAAAAGCAGATGGGGGCCGATCAGGATTGGAAAACGGTTGTGGGGAAATTGATTCCCATAGAGCTGGAATCCTTCCGTCTGAGTAACAGCGAAGTCCATTTGTACAACAATGATTTCAAAGTACCGGTCGATGTGGTGGTGGATCGTATTATGATTTCGGCCACCAATATCAAGAACACCGACAAATCAAAAGAACTGCTGCCAAGCACGATGGAGGCTTCAGCGCGATTGCAAAAAAGTGGGCACGTGACGGCGGGGGCTAAAGTTAATTTACTTTCAAAGGTTCCTGCATTCGAATCTAAGATGGCGATTGATAAGCTTGATGTGACGAAGTTGAATGACTTTTTTAAAGGCTATGGGCCTTTCACATTTACGTCGGGGAGCTTTAGTCTTTACGGAGAAGTGAGCACGCGGGACGGGCGCATCAAGGGGTACGTGAAACCGTTCTTTGAGAATCTGGACGTGATCAGCTCCAAAGAAAAGTTCGATTCTCCTAAGCGCTTCTTTTTTGAGGTGGGTATCGCCATGAGTAACTTGATCCTTAGGAATTCACAGACCAAAACCGTCGCAACGCGAGTGGATTTTGAAGGCGCTGCCAAGGGGCCGGATGTTAAGACGTGGGATGCATTTTGGGGCTCCTTGCGTAATGGATTTATCGAAGCCTTGGCCAAAAAATTGGACAACACCATTTCTATTAAAGACGTTCCTAAAAAAGATTAA
- a CDS encoding YihY/virulence factor BrkB family protein, whose product MKLIKALKKITGKNFFNKMGRDDIFEMSASLSFYTALSLAPLLVLMLTFVALINDSFREEILRQIQYLFGTQSSDILREIVKNVEKQPEVRDTAGILGLITLIFSAGAIFGEMRMSLNKIFEVKIDYKKLESETFIQSIWTFMKTKLFNMGMVLTFVFISIVSLVVSSILSMYLKGAEALLGQFINFAISLLIFGLLFSAIYYFLPQVQVRPKVAFTSGFITAFMFSIGKGLIGLYMGQSAVASLYGAAGSFIVLLLWVYYSSAVIFLSAEVANEINKEEKYEETVQVPQ is encoded by the coding sequence ATGAAGTTGATAAAGGCGTTAAAAAAAATCACGGGGAAAAACTTCTTCAACAAGATGGGACGGGACGATATTTTCGAGATGTCAGCCTCCTTGTCCTTTTACACAGCGCTGTCACTGGCGCCATTATTGGTGTTGATGCTGACCTTCGTTGCTTTAATCAACGATAGCTTTCGCGAAGAAATACTAAGGCAGATTCAATACCTATTTGGAACACAGTCGTCTGACATTTTACGAGAGATCGTAAAGAACGTGGAAAAGCAGCCCGAGGTGCGGGATACGGCAGGGATTTTGGGTTTGATCACATTGATTTTTTCCGCCGGTGCGATATTTGGCGAAATGCGTATGTCTTTGAATAAAATATTTGAAGTAAAGATAGATTATAAAAAATTGGAATCGGAAACATTCATTCAATCTATTTGGACTTTCATGAAAACTAAACTTTTCAATATGGGAATGGTTTTAACTTTTGTATTTATTTCGATCGTTTCGTTGGTGGTGTCATCGATTTTGTCGATGTATTTAAAAGGTGCAGAAGCGCTCCTGGGGCAATTCATTAATTTTGCTATTTCTCTTTTAATTTTCGGTCTGTTGTTCAGTGCGATTTACTATTTTCTGCCCCAAGTGCAGGTGCGGCCCAAAGTCGCCTTTACATCGGGCTTTATCACCGCCTTTATGTTTTCGATCGGTAAGGGCTTGATTGGTTTGTACATGGGGCAAAGTGCTGTGGCCTCCCTGTATGGAGCTGCCGGATCGTTTATTGTTTTGTTGTTATGGGTCTATTATTCCTCCGCCGTGATTTTTCTCAGTGCGGAAGTTGCCAATGAAATTAATAAGGAGGAAAAGTATGAAGAAACTGTTCAGGTCCCTCAGTAA
- a CDS encoding Tex-like N-terminal domain-containing protein: protein MDQALQSYLARIVPTVPAKSAQAVIELAAEGATVPFIARYRKEKTGNLDEVQIRGVIEGHETYNEIVKRKAFLIKEIGEQNNLTAEVQKRIELSWDLGELEEIYKPFKKKKKTKATIAREAGLEPLANWIWDMGHGKLKDSETMEMKAKAFLNPTAKIVTYEEALKGAQDIIVDKIANDAELRAMVAKNYNENGRIVSKAAKGYKANSKYEMYKEFEEPVKPLMDAKNNHRYLAMRRGWQEEELTLDVKGDDEAILKSYENFATSTPDNAIGEYLKQSARLALNVYVLPSVVNEVHRLLKEKADQDAITVFAENVRKLLLASPYGSKCVLGVDPGLRTGCKVALIDKSGAFISHTVLYTLGDDAERKAKTLFGEVMKQVQIEAIAVGNGTAGRETESFLRKVLKDLGKNIPVVMVSESGASVYSASDIAREEFPDLDLTVKGAISIARRLQDPLAELVKVDPKSIGVGQYQHDVNQSQLKKSLEAVVESCVNNVGVDVNTASAALLSHVAGIGPALAKGIVEARKKTLFSDRTELLKVPKFSAKVYEQAAGFLRIPGGKQVLDSTGIHPERYQAVTDMAKDMGVSLTEVIGEGAKKLLAQRTKWAQLVGEFTFDDIVKELEKPGRDPRDPFKVFQYRDDIMEVKDLKEGMICPGIVTNVTNFGAFVDIGVHQDGLVHISALSHKFVDDPRKVVNPGDHVSVKVLKVDTVKNQISLTMKMDDAVEASSAPRGERPPQQRGASATKGSGKSQVGQGASRPMNSTPAKPGNPFNNPFAALMNTPNKK from the coding sequence ATGGATCAGGCTCTTCAGAGTTATTTGGCTCGTATTGTCCCAACTGTCCCAGCAAAATCAGCACAAGCTGTGATTGAACTTGCTGCGGAAGGGGCTACAGTCCCATTTATCGCGCGTTACCGTAAAGAGAAAACCGGCAATTTGGACGAAGTTCAAATTCGCGGTGTTATCGAAGGTCACGAAACTTACAACGAAATCGTGAAACGTAAAGCGTTCTTGATCAAAGAGATCGGGGAGCAGAACAATCTCACGGCCGAAGTCCAAAAGCGTATCGAGCTTTCTTGGGACTTGGGCGAGTTGGAAGAAATCTACAAACCATTCAAAAAGAAAAAGAAAACCAAAGCTACGATCGCTCGCGAAGCTGGCTTGGAACCTTTGGCGAATTGGATTTGGGACATGGGTCACGGGAAGCTTAAAGACTCCGAGACTATGGAAATGAAAGCGAAAGCTTTCTTGAACCCAACTGCCAAAATCGTGACTTACGAAGAAGCTCTTAAAGGTGCTCAAGACATCATCGTCGATAAAATCGCCAATGATGCTGAACTTCGTGCGATGGTTGCTAAAAACTATAACGAAAATGGTCGCATCGTTTCTAAAGCGGCCAAAGGCTATAAAGCGAACTCTAAATACGAAATGTACAAAGAGTTTGAAGAGCCAGTTAAACCTTTGATGGATGCTAAAAACAATCACCGCTACTTGGCGATGAGACGTGGTTGGCAGGAAGAAGAGCTTACTCTTGACGTTAAAGGTGATGACGAAGCGATCTTAAAATCTTACGAGAACTTCGCGACATCGACTCCTGACAATGCGATCGGTGAGTACTTGAAGCAGTCGGCTCGTTTGGCATTGAACGTTTACGTTCTTCCTTCCGTCGTGAACGAAGTTCACCGTCTGTTGAAAGAAAAAGCGGATCAAGACGCAATCACAGTATTTGCTGAAAACGTTCGTAAACTTTTGTTGGCTTCTCCATACGGTTCAAAATGCGTATTGGGTGTCGACCCTGGTTTGCGTACAGGTTGTAAAGTGGCTTTGATTGATAAATCAGGCGCTTTCATCTCTCACACGGTTCTTTACACTTTGGGCGACGATGCTGAACGCAAAGCTAAAACTTTGTTCGGCGAAGTGATGAAGCAAGTTCAAATCGAAGCGATTGCTGTCGGTAATGGTACTGCTGGTCGTGAGACCGAGTCTTTCTTGCGCAAAGTTTTGAAAGATCTTGGTAAGAACATTCCAGTGGTCATGGTTTCTGAATCTGGTGCCTCTGTGTACTCGGCTTCTGACATCGCTCGTGAAGAGTTCCCGGATCTGGATTTAACTGTAAAAGGTGCGATCTCTATCGCACGTCGTTTGCAAGATCCTTTGGCGGAGCTTGTGAAGGTCGATCCAAAATCTATCGGTGTTGGTCAGTACCAACATGACGTAAATCAATCTCAATTGAAAAAATCATTGGAAGCTGTGGTTGAGTCTTGCGTGAATAACGTGGGTGTTGACGTTAATACAGCCTCTGCAGCGTTACTTTCTCACGTGGCGGGGATCGGTCCGGCACTTGCGAAGGGTATCGTTGAAGCTCGTAAGAAAACTTTGTTCTCGGATCGTACTGAGCTATTGAAAGTTCCTAAGTTCTCAGCAAAAGTTTACGAGCAAGCGGCTGGTTTCTTGCGTATTCCAGGTGGTAAACAGGTTTTGGATTCTACAGGGATCCATCCAGAGCGTTACCAAGCTGTGACTGATATGGCGAAAGACATGGGCGTTTCCTTGACTGAAGTTATCGGTGAAGGCGCTAAAAAACTTTTGGCGCAAAGAACTAAATGGGCTCAGCTTGTGGGTGAGTTCACTTTCGACGACATCGTAAAAGAGCTGGAAAAACCAGGACGTGACCCTCGTGATCCGTTCAAAGTTTTCCAATACCGCGATGACATCATGGAAGTGAAAGACCTTAAAGAAGGTATGATCTGCCCAGGTATCGTAACGAACGTAACGAATTTCGGTGCATTCGTGGATATCGGTGTTCACCAAGACGGTTTGGTTCATATTTCGGCTTTGTCACACAAGTTCGTGGATGATCCTCGTAAAGTGGTAAATCCGGGTGACCATGTGTCTGTGAAAGTTCTGAAAGTCGATACTGTGAAAAACCAGATTTCATTGACGATGAAAATGGACGATGCTGTTGAAGCTTCTTCCGCTCCTCGTGGTGAAAGACCTCCACAACAACGTGGCGCTTCGGCGACGAAAGGTTCTGGTAAATCGCAAGTAGGTCAGGGTGCTTCTCGTCCAATGAACAGCACTCCGGCAAAACCGGGCAATCCGTTCAACAATCCGTTTGCGGCATTGATGAACACTCCGAATAAAAAATAA
- the infA gene encoding translation initiation factor IF-1, translating to MAKDDLVQIDGKVIDALAGGLYKIELENKVIINAKLCGKMRRFNIRVVVGDRVSVGVSPYDPSHGLIQFRHK from the coding sequence ATGGCAAAAGACGATTTAGTACAAATTGACGGAAAAGTGATCGACGCCCTTGCGGGTGGTCTTTACAAGATCGAACTTGAAAATAAAGTTATCATCAACGCAAAGCTTTGCGGAAAGATGAGACGCTTTAATATTCGTGTGGTTGTTGGTGACCGCGTGAGCGTAGGCGTATCTCCATACGATCCTAGCCACGGTCTGATCCAATTCCGTCATAAATAA
- the lpxD gene encoding UDP-3-O-(3-hydroxymyristoyl)glucosamine N-acyltransferase: MITADVINTLQSPDVIYVSGPKDSIAKKVLPPDQADSESLIFASKPDFLEKALKAQSPIIVAHKSLTLPTDTKTTFFTTPNIQLAMAAILPLFDGKMNRFNQETKIHPSAWIHPQAHLGQNVSVGPFAVIGEHVRIGDGATIGAHVVIESYAQIGALTILHPQVFIGAYSEIGAHCEFHPHTTIGADGFSFAMAKDGTHKKIPQIGKVVIEDHVELGANCAIDRAALTETRIGRGTKMDNFCHVAHNVIIGENNVMAAGFKIAGSSRIGSNCMFGGDAAVSDHITICDKVIIAGKSGVTSDVQQSGAYGGYPLEPLRESLKTLANLSHITRIRKELARVVKHLGLKEE, encoded by the coding sequence ATGATTACAGCAGACGTTATTAATACTCTTCAGTCTCCGGATGTAATTTACGTATCCGGCCCCAAAGACTCCATCGCTAAAAAAGTCCTTCCTCCTGATCAGGCTGACTCCGAAAGTTTAATTTTCGCATCCAAGCCAGATTTCCTCGAGAAAGCTTTGAAGGCACAGTCTCCCATTATCGTAGCGCACAAGTCCCTGACTTTGCCGACCGATACCAAGACGACTTTTTTTACGACTCCTAATATTCAACTGGCCATGGCGGCCATTCTTCCGTTGTTTGACGGAAAAATGAACCGCTTCAACCAGGAAACGAAAATCCATCCCAGCGCATGGATTCACCCCCAGGCTCACCTGGGTCAGAATGTTTCCGTAGGGCCCTTTGCGGTCATTGGTGAACATGTCCGCATCGGTGACGGCGCCACGATCGGTGCCCATGTGGTGATCGAATCCTATGCCCAAATCGGTGCTCTTACGATCCTGCATCCCCAAGTTTTTATCGGAGCTTACAGCGAAATCGGGGCTCACTGCGAATTCCATCCGCACACCACGATCGGAGCTGATGGCTTTTCTTTTGCGATGGCTAAAGACGGCACCCACAAAAAAATCCCGCAAATCGGCAAAGTGGTCATCGAAGACCATGTTGAGCTGGGAGCCAACTGCGCCATAGACCGCGCCGCCTTAACGGAAACTCGTATCGGTCGCGGAACCAAAATGGATAACTTCTGCCACGTAGCTCACAATGTGATCATTGGTGAAAACAACGTGATGGCTGCCGGATTTAAAATCGCTGGTTCGTCTCGTATTGGCAGCAATTGCATGTTCGGTGGAGACGCCGCGGTTTCAGATCACATTACCATTTGTGACAAAGTGATTATCGCAGGTAAATCCGGAGTGACGAGCGACGTGCAACAAAGTGGTGCATATGGTGGATATCCTCTTGAACCTTTGCGCGAATCGTTGAAAACTCTGGCCAATCTGTCGCACATTACTCGCATCAGAAAAGAACTTGCCCGCGTAGTAAAACACCTGGGCCTTAAAGAGGAATAG
- a CDS encoding methyl-accepting chemotaxis protein → MRKIPLQFKLLLNIVIFAIPIIVLSYLMFNSHSADIHFAEKEKVGLRLQQKYQELLKKISIADYSDLSAEMKALQAVYSESQKLLQFDQYQLAQRTRETAAFSYLEEQVNKKNWAEAIRSIKSSVTHLGDTSNLILDPDLDSYYLMDITLLALPQMQDRLKQILENFRTLSQGPADRESIRIKAALYAAILKESDVDRILNDIQTVLNEDKNFYGESESLQKNLPDVAVRLKTSTLKVIANLQKIAEGNAVAGEEFTADAKKAYDESFLTWNILNQELDSLIDKRIAALVHERTQDLMYSSLALCLAIILSIVIGVSIHHSIKSILKSVFHLKESAAVASDISGHLNKVTTEVHQGITVQTASVEETAASLEEMNSMLKMSADNSKQASQLASQANDSAGVGERQIMLVLNSMRDIASGTQKMVEAISVIDDIAFQTNLLALNASVEAARAGEQGRGFAVVADAVRALAQKSANAAKEINTQLGANVELVVSSQARADEASQILKGIVESIKNVSVLNNEIAQATEEQAQGLTQISKAMGEFETTSLTNQKNIDAVAEASSSILEQAGLLNTIIGVLEVEVSGRTETDGGV, encoded by the coding sequence ATGAGAAAAATTCCACTGCAGTTTAAACTTTTATTAAATATCGTTATCTTCGCTATCCCGATCATTGTGCTGAGTTACCTGATGTTCAATTCTCATTCAGCAGATATTCATTTTGCCGAGAAGGAAAAAGTTGGACTTCGACTTCAGCAAAAGTATCAGGAGTTGTTGAAAAAGATTTCGATCGCAGACTATTCTGATCTTTCTGCAGAAATGAAGGCGCTGCAGGCAGTTTATAGTGAATCTCAGAAGCTTCTTCAATTCGATCAATATCAATTAGCACAAAGAACACGCGAGACAGCGGCTTTTTCTTACCTTGAAGAACAGGTGAACAAAAAAAATTGGGCCGAAGCCATTAGGTCAATTAAAAGTTCGGTGACTCACTTAGGAGACACGTCCAATCTGATTCTTGATCCTGATCTTGATAGCTATTATTTGATGGATATAACTTTATTGGCGCTCCCACAGATGCAAGATCGATTGAAGCAGATCCTGGAGAATTTCAGAACTCTGTCTCAAGGGCCCGCCGATCGCGAATCAATCAGGATAAAAGCGGCCCTTTATGCCGCCATTTTAAAAGAATCGGATGTCGATCGTATATTGAACGATATTCAAACGGTGTTGAATGAGGATAAAAACTTCTATGGAGAATCGGAATCACTGCAAAAGAATTTGCCAGACGTTGCCGTGCGGTTAAAGACCTCCACGCTTAAGGTCATTGCCAATCTTCAGAAAATCGCTGAAGGGAATGCTGTGGCCGGGGAAGAATTCACTGCTGACGCCAAAAAAGCATACGATGAAAGTTTTCTTACTTGGAACATTTTGAATCAAGAGCTCGATTCTTTAATAGATAAGCGTATTGCTGCCCTGGTTCATGAGCGCACCCAAGATTTAATGTATTCTAGTCTGGCGCTTTGTTTGGCCATCATACTATCAATTGTCATTGGCGTAAGCATTCACCACAGTATCAAGTCTATCTTAAAATCCGTCTTCCATTTAAAAGAGAGTGCCGCGGTTGCTTCAGACATAAGTGGTCACCTAAATAAAGTTACCACCGAAGTTCATCAAGGAATAACGGTGCAAACTGCTTCGGTTGAAGAAACGGCAGCGTCGCTCGAGGAAATGAACAGCATGTTAAAGATGAGTGCGGATAATTCAAAACAAGCCTCTCAACTCGCGAGCCAGGCCAATGATTCAGCTGGTGTTGGTGAGCGACAGATTATGTTGGTATTGAATTCGATGCGTGATATCGCGAGTGGTACACAGAAAATGGTGGAGGCAATTTCAGTTATTGATGATATTGCTTTTCAGACAAATTTGTTGGCCTTAAATGCCTCCGTGGAAGCGGCACGTGCCGGAGAGCAGGGGCGGGGGTTCGCTGTGGTTGCAGATGCCGTGCGCGCGCTGGCACAAAAAAGTGCGAACGCGGCCAAGGAAATTAACACGCAACTCGGTGCGAATGTCGAATTGGTTGTTTCCAGTCAGGCACGTGCGGATGAAGCCTCCCAGATTCTTAAAGGTATCGTGGAATCGATAAAGAATGTTTCTGTGCTTAATAATGAAATTGCTCAGGCAACCGAAGAACAGGCGCAGGGCTTAACTCAAATTTCAAAAGCCATGGGGGAATTTGAAACGACATCTTTAACAAATCAGAAAAACATTGATGCCGTCGCGGAAGCATCTTCCTCAATCTTGGAACAGGCTGGCTTGTTAAATACAATTATCGGTGTACTCGAAGTCGAAGTCAGTGGAAGAACGGAAACGGATGGGGGAGTCTAA
- a CDS encoding Crp/Fnr family transcriptional regulator, whose protein sequence is MININFEFGLRSGEEQLKPKSFARRVIIESDFYSFNPLYSSFIQSGVASDEYETLCIKKGEVLYFERFNRHGFYFIIEGLAKMELSHPAPQVIRLCRRGDMVGYGSWLVPKTESYRLIALQDTTVQFWTKEASDSLQRKSTLVNKLLIEHLTQVILLKDERIASLQGETVENRVAHLLLWLAKNFGRQTVQGLLIDISLDRECMAQLAGTIPVTLARVLTYFEQEKIILREKRKVLVLHIQELEKKTF, encoded by the coding sequence TTGATTAATATCAATTTTGAGTTTGGACTTAGGTCGGGTGAGGAACAGTTGAAACCAAAGTCGTTCGCGAGACGTGTGATTATCGAATCCGATTTCTACTCATTTAATCCTCTATACTCTTCATTTATTCAAAGCGGGGTGGCGAGTGACGAGTATGAGACCTTGTGTATTAAAAAAGGCGAGGTGCTTTACTTTGAACGGTTTAATAGACACGGCTTCTATTTTATAATTGAGGGTCTCGCCAAAATGGAACTCTCTCACCCTGCCCCCCAAGTGATTCGTCTTTGCAGACGCGGCGATATGGTAGGTTATGGAAGTTGGTTAGTTCCTAAAACAGAAAGCTACAGACTGATCGCTCTTCAGGATACAACGGTTCAGTTTTGGACGAAGGAGGCCAGCGACTCCCTCCAAAGAAAATCAACTCTGGTCAATAAACTTCTTATAGAACACCTCACTCAAGTCATACTTCTTAAAGACGAACGGATTGCATCTCTGCAAGGTGAGACGGTGGAAAACAGGGTGGCACACTTGCTGTTATGGTTGGCAAAAAATTTTGGCCGACAGACGGTACAAGGTCTATTGATAGACATCTCGTTAGATCGAGAATGCATGGCCCAATTGGCGGGAACCATACCTGTAACTTTGGCGCGAGTTTTAACCTATTTCGAACAAGAAAAAATTATTCTCCGAGAAAAACGAAAGGTGCTCGTTCTCCATATCCAGGAGTTGGAAAAGAAAACTTTTTAA